In Paenibacillus sonchi, a single genomic region encodes these proteins:
- a CDS encoding LysR family transcriptional regulator: MVDFEWYRSFISIYKHRSVSEAAKTRLMTQPAMSQHLAALEAELGEKLFTRTTRKMVPTEKGKELYTQVVPLIEALEETTQKFKMDTSLTIPMVKIGTAHEYFRENLAPHLGKFPFRINATFGIASDILELLIEEKLDMIIMSKKMPAPGIEYIHYVQEEFVLVAPYHFKEIDIEDTERFEAWLCSQDWISYGSDLPIIRRFWREHFKKRPHMQIKHVLPDLHSILTAIEHGEGISALPSYMLEKSLHNQHVKIIYPSFRVSNELYLAYHIKFRNFPMIKSVSEALKKNICNSHDKM; encoded by the coding sequence ATGGTCGATTTTGAATGGTACCGAAGTTTTATCAGCATCTATAAACATAGATCAGTATCGGAAGCAGCCAAAACAAGGCTAATGACTCAACCGGCAATGAGCCAACATCTTGCGGCATTGGAAGCCGAACTTGGCGAAAAATTATTTACCAGAACCACAAGAAAGATGGTCCCCACTGAAAAAGGGAAGGAACTTTACACACAAGTGGTTCCGTTGATCGAAGCCTTGGAAGAAACTACACAAAAATTCAAGATGGACACTTCTTTAACTATCCCTATGGTTAAGATTGGTACAGCCCATGAATATTTTCGTGAGAATTTAGCCCCCCATTTGGGCAAATTTCCGTTTCGGATTAATGCGACTTTTGGGATTGCCTCCGATATTCTTGAATTATTAATCGAAGAAAAGCTCGACATGATTATAATGTCAAAAAAAATGCCTGCCCCTGGTATTGAGTATATCCATTATGTTCAAGAAGAGTTTGTGCTGGTCGCGCCTTATCACTTTAAAGAAATCGATATTGAAGATACCGAACGGTTTGAAGCCTGGTTGTGCTCCCAAGACTGGATCAGTTATGGTAGTGATCTCCCGATCATACGTAGATTTTGGAGAGAACACTTTAAGAAAAGGCCGCATATGCAAATCAAGCACGTTCTTCCGGATCTTCATTCGATTTTGACAGCAATAGAACATGGGGAGGGAATCAGTGCACTTCCAAGTTATATGCTTGAAAAATCATTACACAATCAACATGTAAAAATAATCTATCCTTCTTTTAGGGTAAGCAATGAACTTTACCTAGCTTATCATATCAAATTCCGAAACTTTCCCATGATAAAAAGCGTGAGTGAAGCATTGAAAAAAAATATATGTAATAGTCACGATAAGATGTGA
- a CDS encoding GntP family permease — MNSLFGLSHNGTLMFWTLLTIVFLVIMISKYKWSPFVALLISALFLGLLTGMQPADVISSITGGLGGTLGTIAIVIGLGTMLGKMMAESGGAEQIATTLVDRFGEKRVHWAMMIVGFIVGIPVFFEVGIILLIPIVFTVARKTKMSLLRIGIPIMAGLSTVHGLVPPHPAPMIAIEAYNADLGKTILYSFLVGIPAAILAGPVFGKFIGKRIQTKPPEGLAEQFSVKVERGLPGFGITLFTILLPVILMLIGSAADIIDPQSTSFVSVICKFIGHEIIALLIASVFSFFSLGFARGFNKHDLSRFTSECLAPIATIILIIGAGGAFKQVLINSGVGNAIAEIASGANINVILFAWLVSALIRVATGSATVAMTTAAGIVAPVLAMTPEANVELVVLATGAGSIVLSHVNDAGFWMVKEFFNMTVAQTLKSWTVLETILSLTGLVLALVLNVIL, encoded by the coding sequence ATGAATTCACTATTCGGTCTCAGTCATAATGGTACCTTAATGTTCTGGACTCTGCTGACCATCGTTTTCCTGGTCATTATGATATCAAAATATAAATGGAGTCCTTTCGTAGCTCTATTGATCTCCGCGTTGTTCCTTGGTCTATTGACGGGCATGCAGCCTGCAGATGTCATCTCTTCTATAACCGGTGGCCTTGGTGGAACACTTGGAACGATAGCGATCGTTATTGGCCTTGGTACGATGCTCGGAAAAATGATGGCTGAATCCGGAGGTGCCGAGCAAATCGCTACCACCCTTGTGGACCGTTTCGGGGAGAAACGCGTCCATTGGGCTATGATGATTGTCGGGTTTATTGTCGGTATTCCCGTATTCTTCGAGGTTGGCATCATCCTGTTGATTCCAATTGTCTTTACCGTTGCACGCAAAACGAAAATGTCACTACTGCGTATCGGTATACCAATTATGGCCGGTTTGTCAACCGTCCACGGTTTGGTGCCTCCACATCCCGCTCCGATGATTGCCATTGAAGCTTACAACGCCGACCTGGGCAAGACCATTCTTTACTCCTTCCTAGTCGGTATTCCTGCAGCGATACTTGCCGGCCCGGTATTCGGTAAATTCATCGGAAAACGGATACAAACCAAGCCGCCTGAAGGGCTTGCCGAGCAGTTTTCAGTCAAAGTCGAGCGGGGATTGCCTGGCTTTGGCATAACTTTGTTTACGATCTTGCTGCCAGTGATTCTAATGCTTATCGGCTCCGCAGCCGATATTATCGATCCGCAATCCACCAGCTTCGTATCAGTAATCTGCAAATTTATCGGTCATGAAATCATTGCATTGCTCATTGCTTCTGTTTTCTCATTCTTCTCGCTTGGATTCGCTCGCGGCTTCAATAAACATGATCTTTCCCGCTTCACCAGCGAATGTCTCGCTCCGATCGCTACGATCATTCTGATCATTGGCGCCGGCGGTGCATTCAAGCAGGTTTTGATTAATAGCGGTGTCGGCAATGCCATCGCCGAAATTGCAAGTGGTGCAAATATCAACGTTATTCTGTTTGCTTGGCTTGTCTCTGCACTCATTAGGGTCGCAACCGGCTCGGCAACAGTAGCCATGACGACCGCAGCTGGTATTGTTGCTCCCGTACTTGCCATGACGCCTGAAGCCAATGTAGAACTTGTAGTGCTAGCTACAGGTGCAGGGTCCATTGTGCTGTCTCACGTAAACGATGCCGGCTTCTGGATGGTTAAAGAATTCTTTAATATGACGGTAGCCCAGACACTGAAATCCTGGACTGTGCTTGAAACAATCCTGTCCCTGACAGGGCTTGTGTTGGCTCTTGTTCTGAATGTAATTCTTTAA
- a CDS encoding heme-binding protein, with product MYPHAVQKKKIVDQYNKSSAYISCFSPLESKPLGGSFPLRIKNVGVVGSVTVASYSGITDHDFTVEGLRQFIRFYED from the coding sequence ATGTATCCCCATGCTGTACAGAAAAAAAAGATCGTTGATCAATATAATAAAAGCTCGGCCTACATTTCATGTTTCTCCCCGTTAGAATCTAAACCACTTGGGGGTTCGTTTCCGCTTCGTATAAAAAATGTCGGAGTGGTTGGTTCTGTTACCGTCGCTAGCTATTCTGGCATTACAGACCATGATTTTACCGTAGAAGGGCTACGGCAATTCATACGTTTTTACGAGGACTGA
- a CDS encoding heme-binding protein — protein MNIEQLDYLEHLEYLEKELILTDFTNENALELGLIITNLAKAQKIPVAILIERNNVPIFTYLMENTSIECIPMLYRKKRSLINIIKARPTFHVSPR, from the coding sequence ATGAATATTGAGCAATTGGACTACCTGGAACATTTGGAGTATTTGGAAAAGGAACTTATACTAACAGATTTCACAAACGAAAATGCTCTGGAATTAGGATTGATTATCACTAACCTTGCGAAAGCACAGAAAATCCCAGTTGCTATTCTTATCGAACGAAACAACGTCCCTATTTTCACTTATCTAATGGAAAATACATCTATTGAATGTATCCCCATGCTGTACAGAAAAAAAAGATCGTTGATCAATATAATAAAAGCTCGGCCTACATTTCATGTTTCTCCCCGTTAG
- a CDS encoding IclR family transcriptional regulator — protein MDQYEVSTLKKGLLILDALQHGEPMRMTEIMQRFNLNKSTTFRLLYTLEMTGFIQKEGHAYKASDLKGYHPSSANIRLNWLVVPYLHQLAQELGETAYIGVLDGMKVMTVQVVEGNHAVRSHTQVGDSAYAHLSAFGKVILAHLSDAQLKKMLTHLTQHKATKQTFDDNHLLREHLNVIRQQGYAIDDEETEVGLRCVAAPIFYNDNVIAALAISGPAARLSRKRDRAVSKKLRECSAKISSLL, from the coding sequence ATGGACCAATACGAGGTTTCAACCCTAAAGAAAGGACTACTAATTCTTGACGCGTTGCAGCATGGTGAACCCATGAGAATGACTGAGATCATGCAGCGGTTTAACCTTAACAAGTCTACAACCTTTCGTCTTCTATATACGCTGGAAATGACAGGCTTTATTCAAAAAGAAGGTCATGCATACAAGGCTTCTGATTTAAAGGGGTACCATCCATCATCTGCAAATATTCGACTTAATTGGCTAGTCGTTCCATACTTACATCAATTAGCACAGGAGCTTGGCGAAACCGCATATATCGGGGTTTTGGATGGAATGAAAGTGATGACAGTACAAGTGGTGGAGGGAAATCATGCCGTACGCAGCCATACACAAGTAGGTGATTCCGCTTACGCTCATCTAAGTGCGTTTGGGAAGGTTATTTTGGCGCACCTGAGTGATGCGCAACTAAAAAAAATGCTTACACATCTTACCCAGCACAAAGCAACAAAACAAACTTTTGACGACAACCACTTGTTAAGGGAACATCTAAACGTGATCCGACAACAAGGGTACGCTATTGATGATGAAGAAACAGAAGTAGGGTTGCGCTGCGTTGCTGCACCGATATTTTATAATGACAATGTGATCGCGGCATTGGCTATATCCGGTCCTGCCGCAAGATTAAGCCGAAAAAGAGACCGGGCAGTTAGTAAAAAATTGAGGGAATGTAGCGCTAAGATATCCAGTTTGCTTTAG
- a CDS encoding heme-binding protein, producing the protein MDLNAFDLLEKELEFTSFSHQDALAIGNRIVQYAQENNVAVAIHIERNRVPVFTHLMDGTSEENYTWLFRKKRIVDHYNRSSAYIEERFIQSGASHAEHSLLSTAEYQAVGGSIPIRVKGVGVVGSITVGGLTGELDHAYAVEGIRLFLNGK; encoded by the coding sequence ATGGATTTAAATGCATTTGACCTTTTGGAGAAAGAATTGGAATTTACAAGTTTTAGCCATCAAGATGCACTTGCTATTGGGAACCGTATTGTGCAGTATGCCCAAGAAAACAATGTGGCTGTTGCCATTCATATTGAACGTAACCGAGTTCCGGTGTTTACGCATCTGATGGATGGAACCTCGGAAGAAAATTACACATGGTTGTTTCGCAAAAAACGTATCGTCGATCACTATAACCGCAGTTCCGCCTACATCGAGGAGCGCTTTATCCAAAGTGGTGCTTCACATGCAGAACACTCCCTGCTTTCTACTGCAGAATATCAGGCGGTGGGCGGCTCTATACCAATCCGTGTCAAAGGTGTTGGTGTAGTGGGATCTATTACGGTCGGAGGATTGACCGGCGAGTTGGATCATGCATACGCAGTCGAGGGCATTCGCCTGTTTTTGAATGGAAAATAA
- a CDS encoding MFS transporter, translated as MNSKIIIALISLALSAFAIGTTEFVIVGILQEVATDLGITVTQAGTLVSGYAVALAIGTPIVVVMTGKLPKKGYLAFLMIVFTAGNALASVAPTYSILLLSRIITAVSHGVFFAVAATVAADMVPANKKGTAISIMFTGLTVATILGVPLGTYIGQVFGWRMSFAVVAVLGLIALLVSLVAVEKVPRSTHSPSLRDVGSLVANPRIITALLMTVLGFGGTFALFTYISPILEEISGYAASSISWLLLVYGIAVAIGNIVGGKLANGHPVKSLRFVFLFQGIALLLQIWLLPNKTLTIFSLIIIGLFAFMMSPGVQAYILMLAEKLVPSAKDVASALNISAFNIGIAAGSTLGGLAVDHMHIMDTAWIGAIMAGFAFLLAVINYRMDKKQKLFIEERG; from the coding sequence ATGAATTCAAAAATCATAATTGCACTTATCTCCCTTGCGTTAAGTGCTTTTGCCATTGGAACAACAGAATTTGTTATTGTCGGTATTCTACAAGAGGTGGCAACCGATCTTGGGATCACGGTAACGCAAGCAGGAACACTGGTATCTGGATATGCAGTAGCCCTTGCCATTGGAACACCGATCGTCGTAGTAATGACCGGAAAGTTGCCTAAAAAAGGATACTTGGCATTCCTCATGATCGTGTTCACTGCAGGGAATGCTCTTGCATCTGTAGCTCCAACCTATTCCATCTTGCTCTTGTCTAGAATAATTACAGCTGTTTCTCATGGTGTATTTTTCGCTGTTGCAGCTACAGTGGCAGCTGATATGGTACCGGCTAACAAAAAAGGCACCGCAATTTCCATTATGTTCACCGGGTTAACCGTGGCCACCATTCTTGGGGTTCCCCTTGGAACCTATATTGGACAAGTATTTGGTTGGCGGATGTCGTTTGCCGTAGTCGCTGTACTAGGTCTAATAGCATTGTTGGTCAGTCTTGTAGCCGTTGAAAAAGTCCCGCGTTCAACGCACTCGCCGAGCTTGAGAGATGTGGGGAGTTTGGTTGCAAACCCTCGGATCATTACTGCTTTGCTCATGACGGTTCTGGGTTTCGGTGGAACTTTCGCCTTATTTACGTATATCTCTCCTATCCTTGAAGAGATCAGCGGGTACGCAGCATCGTCTATTTCATGGCTGCTGTTGGTTTATGGTATTGCCGTGGCAATTGGGAATATCGTCGGGGGAAAATTAGCAAATGGGCATCCCGTAAAGTCACTTCGTTTCGTATTCCTGTTTCAAGGCATTGCCCTACTGCTGCAAATCTGGCTACTTCCTAACAAGACCCTAACCATTTTTTCCCTGATAATAATCGGCTTGTTCGCATTTATGATGTCTCCTGGCGTACAGGCCTATATTCTAATGCTTGCAGAAAAGTTGGTACCTTCTGCAAAGGATGTCGCTTCAGCATTAAATATATCTGCATTTAATATTGGGATAGCCGCTGGTTCAACATTGGGTGGGCTTGCAGTAGACCATATGCATATTATGGACACGGCTTGGATCGGTGCAATTATGGCGGGATTCGCCTTTTTACTGGCAGTAATCAATTACAGAATGGACAAGAAACAGAAACTTTTTATTGAGGAGAGAGGATAA
- a CDS encoding putative quinol monooxygenase, with translation MTVITICAILKAKSGKEEQLLGELLKLIEPSRAEKGCIQYKLHQSIEEKGTFVFYEIWADEYAINEHVNTEHYITYRKNIETIIDTMNVYRLHNLES, from the coding sequence ATGACTGTCATTACAATTTGTGCGATTCTAAAAGCAAAATCTGGTAAAGAAGAGCAGCTACTCGGTGAATTACTCAAACTCATTGAACCGTCGCGTGCAGAAAAAGGCTGCATACAATATAAGCTGCATCAATCAATCGAAGAGAAAGGAACATTTGTCTTTTATGAAATTTGGGCAGATGAATACGCCATAAATGAACATGTAAATACCGAGCATTACATAACATACCGAAAAAATATAGAAACAATTATTGATACAATGAACGTGTATCGATTGCATAATCTGGAATCCTAA
- a CDS encoding NAD-dependent epimerase/dehydratase family protein, translating to MKVFITGASGYIGGSVAKTLVDAGHTVYGLVRNQGKVAPLRQLGIEPVVGTLDDADLLIKYAQCSDAVINNANADHLDTVKTFIEALRGTGKPFVHTSGSSVIGDDAGGDSLSGKIYDEETPFVPMDIREDRAEINKLVRKAGIDDWIRSIVIVPTMIYGDALGLPAESAQVPQIIRKSREMGAGVYVGKGVNRWSNVHINDLAQLYLLALEKAPSASYFFAENGEESFGDIAVAVGEALGYQGKTISWPVDEAKEELGGWVRSSLGSNSRVRAVNARNLLGWEPKEEPLLSWIKHHLK from the coding sequence ATGAAAGTATTTATAACAGGTGCTTCAGGCTATATCGGTGGATCAGTTGCAAAGACTTTGGTCGATGCAGGACACACCGTATACGGTCTGGTCCGCAATCAGGGGAAAGTGGCCCCACTTCGACAACTTGGTATAGAGCCTGTAGTAGGAACCTTGGATGATGCGGACCTCTTAATAAAGTACGCACAATGTAGTGATGCTGTCATTAACAATGCAAATGCTGATCACCTAGACACCGTGAAGACGTTTATTGAGGCTTTACGTGGTACGGGAAAACCCTTTGTACACACGTCCGGCTCAAGCGTTATTGGCGATGATGCCGGTGGCGATAGTTTGAGCGGAAAAATATATGACGAGGAAACCCCTTTTGTTCCGATGGATATCCGAGAGGATCGCGCGGAGATTAATAAACTTGTCCGGAAGGCCGGTATTGATGATTGGATCAGAAGTATCGTGATCGTTCCGACCATGATTTATGGAGATGCACTTGGATTACCTGCAGAAAGTGCTCAGGTGCCGCAGATTATTCGAAAATCCCGGGAAATGGGAGCAGGCGTTTATGTCGGGAAAGGTGTTAACCGCTGGTCCAACGTCCATATTAATGATTTGGCACAACTTTACCTGTTGGCTCTTGAGAAAGCTCCATCAGCTTCTTATTTTTTTGCTGAAAACGGAGAAGAGTCCTTCGGGGACATTGCGGTAGCTGTCGGTGAAGCCCTTGGTTATCAAGGTAAAACGATAAGTTGGCCGGTTGACGAGGCGAAAGAAGAGCTGGGGGGTTGGGTACGGTCATCTTTGGGTTCTAACAGCAGAGTACGCGCGGTGAATGCGAGGAATTTATTGGGCTGGGAGCCCAAAGAGGAGCCACTGTTGAGCTGGATTAAACATCACCTTAAATAA
- a CDS encoding AAA family ATPase, with protein MQIQNLLIKDIGGIKELKLEFNPKLNLICGMNGVGKTTILECIINTFSHYLSTAIKRSSRASSGSWQIKVDDCDYMNSLEKFLPNEQDYNQDGLMNKSKNIIYVKEQRSIPYRQSFIKPDEIRDDNEYSQYIVNGVQSESIKTWFINRAALISQGKFTDAEIHNFNIAKRFFSKLDPTVEYSHIAHETIDIMLNTPRGEVFLEYLSSGFKSCAFIVFGIIKEIEYNFKSPNVKVDEFEGVILIDEVDAHLHPYWQGIFISVLKEVFKNAQLIITTHSPHMIQEAAANELIPLGIDGNGEVRLINLDKNEFGFKGWTIEEILEDVMGLNETRSNDYLNLKEQFESALDDNDVNTAKSLYSTLNKMLHPRSPMRKVYELQLGSLGGL; from the coding sequence ATGCAGATTCAGAATTTATTAATAAAAGATATCGGTGGCATCAAGGAATTAAAATTAGAATTCAATCCAAAACTAAATTTAATCTGCGGTATGAACGGGGTAGGAAAAACGACGATCCTAGAATGTATTATTAATACATTTTCTCACTATCTCTCGACTGCGATTAAAAGAAGTTCCAGAGCTTCTTCTGGGAGTTGGCAGATAAAAGTAGATGATTGTGATTATATGAATAGTTTAGAGAAATTTTTGCCAAATGAGCAGGATTACAATCAAGATGGTTTAATGAATAAAAGTAAAAATATTATTTATGTAAAAGAGCAGAGAAGTATTCCTTATAGACAATCCTTCATTAAACCCGATGAAATTAGAGATGATAACGAATATTCACAATATATTGTGAATGGCGTTCAATCAGAATCAATTAAGACATGGTTTATAAATCGTGCTGCTCTCATTAGTCAGGGGAAATTCACAGATGCAGAAATACATAATTTTAATATTGCAAAAAGGTTTTTTTCAAAGTTAGATCCAACTGTAGAGTATTCTCATATTGCACATGAAACAATTGACATTATGTTGAATACACCAAGAGGAGAAGTATTTCTTGAATATCTTTCATCTGGGTTCAAATCATGTGCCTTTATAGTTTTTGGTATTATTAAGGAAATAGAATATAATTTCAAAAGTCCAAATGTAAAAGTGGATGAATTTGAAGGTGTTATTCTAATTGATGAAGTGGATGCTCACTTACACCCATACTGGCAAGGGATTTTTATCTCAGTATTAAAGGAAGTGTTCAAAAACGCTCAACTCATTATCACAACGCACAGTCCTCATATGATTCAAGAGGCAGCTGCGAACGAATTAATTCCATTAGGAATAGATGGAAATGGTGAAGTGCGCTTGATAAATTTGGATAAAAATGAATTCGGGTTCAAAGGGTGGACCATCGAAGAAATTCTTGAAGATGTTATGGGATTAAACGAAACCCGTTCTAATGATTATCTTAATCTTAAAGAACAATTCGAATCAGCGCTTGATGACAATGATGTTAACACGGCAAAAAGTCTTTATTCAACGCTTAATAAAATGTTGCATCCTCGTAGTCCTATGAGAAAGGTTTATGAACTGCAGTTAGGTTCATTAGGCGGATTATGA
- a CDS encoding procyclic acidic repetitive family protein: protein MKKKIAGFLAVCTLMFILVPSAIRAADQPTGLLDGVTMSLGTSIHNPLAYTTNVTDNDPSTTISFPTVASSPIIKDTIYYEFSSPVTINAYKMYITNYDDGPVFLAYFNSSGDLVSRIPLSPNAGDNKIFYLPNPISDVKTVTFYHSNTSTYQVAELNVYNITTDPTPTSTPEVSTTPEPTISPEPTIEPTPTVEPTPSPTPEHPTGNRAILVVTMNTGLEKEFDLSMDEVNSFITWYENKQAGTGKASYAIDKHDNNKGPFTNRKDYVIFDKILTFSVDEYSAK, encoded by the coding sequence ATGAAGAAGAAAATTGCTGGATTTTTGGCTGTGTGCACTCTCATGTTCATTCTTGTTCCTAGTGCAATTAGAGCTGCTGACCAGCCCACGGGGTTATTAGATGGTGTTACAATGAGTTTAGGAACCAGCATTCATAATCCTTTAGCGTATACAACAAACGTTACTGATAACGATCCATCAACTACTATCAGTTTTCCAACAGTAGCATCAAGTCCCATAATTAAGGATACTATTTATTATGAATTTTCAAGTCCAGTTACCATTAACGCATACAAAATGTACATAACCAATTATGATGATGGCCCCGTATTTCTCGCATACTTTAATAGCTCTGGAGATTTGGTATCAAGAATTCCACTAAGTCCTAACGCCGGTGACAATAAGATATTTTATCTGCCTAATCCTATTTCCGATGTAAAGACAGTTACTTTTTATCATAGCAACACTAGTACGTATCAGGTGGCGGAATTAAATGTATATAACATTACAACTGATCCCACACCCACAAGCACTCCTGAAGTTTCAACGACACCTGAGCCAACAATCTCACCAGAACCTACTATTGAACCAACACCAACGGTTGAGCCGACACCGTCACCAACTCCAGAGCACCCGACCGGTAACCGTGCAATCCTGGTCGTGACGATGAACACCGGCCTTGAAAAAGAGTTTGACCTGAGCATGGATGAAGTGAATTCCTTTATCACTTGGTATGAGAATAAGCAAGCCGGTACAGGGAAGGCATCGTATGCCATTGATAAGCACGACAATAACAAAGGCCCTTTTACCAACCGGAAGGATTACGTTATATTTGATAAAATCCTAACATTCAGTGTAGACGAATATTCTGCCAAATAG
- a CDS encoding glycosyltransferase, whose translation MPVYNNVMYLQEAINTILWQTLNDLELIIIDDGSTDGSAGIIHDIKDTRVKKIFHSVNMGVVTSLNQGLDLAQGEYIARMDSDDVAALNRLEVQAYFMDTNPTIDICGTGYTTNYLGPVKLNPMHHEEIKVWLLFHSCILHPSVMMRRSSIDRLGISYDYNYPHAEDYELWNRLSSSAKLANLPHNLMYYRPHEGQVSNKHRVIQDDSARRIRQRQLSQLGIQLSDNEYDIMVKLAEYRVNSEDFEDYRIAEGFANWLIDQNRQYQVFDQEALKMALSRCISRMPY comes from the coding sequence ATGCCGGTCTACAACAACGTTATGTATTTACAGGAAGCAATTAACACAATCTTGTGGCAGACGTTAAACGACCTAGAACTGATAATCATTGATGACGGATCAACAGACGGATCAGCGGGAATCATACATGATATTAAAGATACCAGAGTAAAAAAGATATTTCATTCTGTGAATATGGGGGTTGTCACTTCACTGAATCAAGGACTCGATCTGGCTCAAGGTGAGTACATCGCCCGTATGGACAGCGATGACGTTGCAGCACTAAATCGCTTAGAAGTGCAGGCTTATTTTATGGACACTAATCCCACCATAGATATTTGCGGAACAGGATATACAACGAACTACCTCGGGCCTGTCAAATTAAATCCTATGCATCACGAAGAAATTAAGGTCTGGCTGTTATTTCACAGCTGCATTCTACATCCTTCTGTTATGATGCGCCGAAGCTCGATAGATCGTCTTGGGATTAGTTATGATTATAATTACCCTCATGCAGAGGATTACGAACTGTGGAACAGGCTTTCCTCAAGCGCCAAATTAGCGAATCTCCCTCACAATTTAATGTACTATCGGCCTCATGAAGGACAAGTGTCCAATAAACACCGGGTAATACAAGATGATTCTGCACGAAGAATCCGACAGAGACAACTTTCTCAACTAGGCATCCAATTGTCGGATAATGAATACGATATAATGGTTAAATTAGCTGAGTATAGGGTTAATTCTGAAGATTTTGAGGACTATCGTATAGCAGAGGGTTTTGCGAATTGGCTAATTGATCAGAATCGTCAATACCAGGTATTCGACCAGGAGGCACTCAAAATGGCTTTATCCAGATGTATATCAAGAATGCCCTACTAA
- a CDS encoding GNAT family N-acetyltransferase, which produces MHIRRLNANEVPPFELLLLADPSRKLVEEYLQRGQCFIGSLNGQIIGVYVLLPTRPDTVELVNVAVDEKHQGKGIGKRLVEHAVQIAAELGFKTIEVGTGNSSVGQLALYQKCGFRIIGIDRDFFIRHYDEEIFENGMQVIDMIRLSQDL; this is translated from the coding sequence ATGCACATCCGAAGGTTAAATGCTAACGAGGTACCGCCATTTGAACTGCTACTGCTAGCCGATCCATCCCGAAAGCTTGTTGAAGAATATCTCCAAAGAGGACAGTGCTTTATCGGCTCTCTGAATGGCCAAATCATTGGAGTCTATGTTCTACTGCCCACAAGACCCGATACAGTTGAATTAGTGAATGTAGCAGTCGATGAAAAGCATCAAGGCAAGGGAATCGGAAAACGGCTTGTAGAGCATGCTGTACAAATAGCCGCTGAATTGGGGTTCAAAACCATTGAAGTGGGTACCGGAAATTCTAGCGTAGGGCAACTTGCCCTTTATCAGAAATGCGGATTTAGAATCATTGGGATAGACAGGGACTTTTTTATTAGACATTACGATGAAGAAATATTTGAAAACGGCATGCAAGTTATAGATATGATACGACTATCCCAAGATTTATAA
- a CDS encoding GNAT family N-acetyltransferase: protein MIVIETARLNIRKYTDEDTAALSAVLSDPLTMAFWPAPFTSRQTEEWIERNIQSYLTQGFGRWAVELKETGRLIGDAGIMKSELNGRVENDLGYIIHSDYWRQGYAYEAAKSILSYAVQELGESNVRRSCSLTDSSVGGAAFCCSRYSKKDNYAEYTKKGWPLATRKKTESWIILIQ from the coding sequence ATGATTGTCATTGAGACCGCACGGCTGAACATCAGGAAATACACAGATGAGGATACCGCTGCTTTATCCGCCGTTTTGTCAGATCCCTTAACGATGGCCTTCTGGCCGGCTCCTTTCACATCCAGGCAAACTGAGGAGTGGATTGAACGGAATATCCAATCTTATCTCACACAAGGTTTTGGAAGATGGGCAGTTGAATTAAAAGAGACGGGCCGGCTTATCGGGGATGCCGGAATCATGAAGTCGGAATTGAACGGCAGGGTGGAAAACGACTTGGGGTATATTATTCATTCGGATTACTGGAGACAGGGATACGCCTATGAAGCAGCCAAAAGCATCTTAAGCTATGCCGTTCAGGAACTTGGAGAATCAAATGTCCGTAGAAGCTGTTCCTTAACAGATTCATCTGTTGGAGGGGCAGCTTTTTGCTGCTCACGCTATTCAAAAAAGGATAACTATGCAGAATATACAAAAAAAGGCTGGCCCTTGGCGACGCGAAAAAAGACTGAATCTTGGATAATCTTAATCCAATAG